A region from the Polaribacter sp. Hel1_33_78 genome encodes:
- the pepE gene encoding dipeptidase PepE produces the protein MKKLIIASTSTIHGSGYLEYLLPTLTTFFVDVKTVLFIPYARPGGISYNEYTKTAEKAFAKINIGVTGIHQFENPKEAIQKAEAIFTGGGNTFELVNKLYKNDIIYALKQALETGTPYLGTSAGSNICGVNMKNTNDMPIVYPPSFTTLGIIPFNINAHFLDPIKGSKHMGETRETRIKEFHVFNEVAVLGLREGSWLEVFGDNISLKGKHTARLFQQNLEAIELEKGSLKWEAGK, from the coding sequence ATGAAAAAATTAATCATTGCAAGTACGTCAACGATTCATGGAAGTGGCTATTTAGAATATTTATTACCTACATTAACTACTTTTTTTGTGGATGTAAAAACGGTACTTTTTATTCCTTATGCGAGACCAGGTGGTATTTCTTATAATGAATACACTAAAACTGCAGAAAAAGCATTTGCAAAAATAAATATTGGTGTTACAGGAATTCATCAATTTGAAAACCCAAAAGAAGCCATACAAAAAGCGGAAGCTATTTTTACAGGAGGAGGAAATACCTTCGAGCTTGTGAATAAATTATATAAGAATGATATAATTTACGCCTTAAAACAAGCTTTAGAGACTGGTACTCCGTATTTAGGTACGAGTGCTGGAAGCAATATTTGTGGCGTTAATATGAAAAACACGAATGATATGCCAATTGTATATCCGCCAAGTTTTACCACTTTAGGAATTATTCCTTTTAACATTAATGCACATTTTTTAGATCCTATAAAAGGCTCTAAACATATGGGAGAAACTAGAGAAACAAGAATAAAAGAGTTTCATGTGTTTAATGAAGTTGCTGTTTTGGGTTTACGTGAAGGAAGTTGGCTTGAAGTTTTCGGTGATAATATCTCTTTAAAAGGAAAGCATACAGCAAGGTTGTTTCAACAAAATTTGGAAGCAATAGAGTTAGAGAAAGGTAGTTTGAAGTGGGAAGCAGGAAAATAA
- the ribB gene encoding 3,4-dihydroxy-2-butanone-4-phosphate synthase codes for MTTQTSQKSTQLNTIEAAINDIRNGKIIIVVDDENRENEGDFLAAAEKVTPEMVNFMATHGRGLICAPLTEKRCKELDLGMMVNNNTDPMETGFTVSVDLRGKGVTTGISASDRALTINALIDAETKPFDLARPGHIFPLRAKEGGVLRRTGHTEAAIDFARLAGLKPAGVIVEIMNEDGSMARLPELLLVAKKFDIKIVSIEDLVAYRMEHDSLIEKKDDFELETRFGNFRLRAYQQTTNNQVHIALTKGSWTNEEGVLTRINSTLVNNDILGTLTNNADKKLDQMFQVINDEGKGAILFINQQNQYKNLLNRLSVLKENQKKGELKAPAIAMDQRDFGIGAQILHDLNISKLKLVTNTQQTKRVGMIGYGLEIIDYVTY; via the coding sequence ATGACAACACAAACTTCACAGAAAAGTACCCAATTAAATACAATCGAAGCTGCTATTAACGATATTAGAAATGGTAAAATTATCATTGTCGTTGACGATGAAAATAGAGAAAATGAAGGTGACTTTTTAGCTGCTGCTGAAAAAGTAACTCCAGAAATGGTGAACTTTATGGCAACGCATGGTCGTGGATTAATTTGTGCACCATTAACTGAAAAACGTTGTAAAGAGTTAGACTTAGGAATGATGGTGAATAACAATACAGATCCTATGGAAACTGGTTTTACTGTTTCTGTCGATTTACGTGGAAAAGGTGTTACAACTGGTATTTCTGCTTCAGATAGAGCACTCACCATTAATGCTTTAATTGATGCTGAAACAAAACCTTTTGATTTGGCAAGGCCTGGTCATATTTTTCCTTTAAGAGCAAAAGAAGGTGGTGTTTTACGTAGAACTGGACACACAGAAGCTGCAATCGATTTTGCACGTTTAGCAGGCTTAAAACCTGCGGGTGTTATTGTAGAAATCATGAATGAAGATGGGTCCATGGCGCGTTTACCAGAACTTCTACTAGTTGCAAAAAAGTTTGATATTAAAATTGTTTCTATTGAAGATTTAGTTGCTTACAGAATGGAACATGATTCCTTAATCGAAAAGAAAGATGATTTTGAGCTAGAAACTCGTTTTGGAAATTTTAGATTAAGAGCGTATCAACAAACTACAAATAATCAAGTACATATTGCATTAACAAAAGGTTCTTGGACAAATGAAGAAGGCGTTTTAACAAGAATTAATTCTACATTAGTAAATAATGATATTTTGGGAACCTTAACGAATAATGCTGATAAGAAGTTAGATCAAATGTTTCAAGTGATCAATGATGAGGGAAAAGGGGCTATATTATTTATCAACCAACAAAATCAATACAAAAACTTATTAAACAGACTATCTGTTTTAAAAGAAAATCAGAAAAAAGGAGAATTAAAAGCACCAGCAATAGCAATGGATCAAAGAGATTTTGGAATTGGTGCACAAATTTTACATGATTTAAACATTAGCAAATTAAAATTAGTAACCAACACACAACAAACGAAAAGAGTGGGTATGATTGGGTACGGATTGGAAATTATAGATTATGTAACGTACTAA
- a CDS encoding LptF/LptG family permease, which translates to MKILDKYLLKSFFKPFVATFVIVLFVLVMQALWQAFENIAGKGISLIFILKFLYYTTLMIIPQALPIGVLLSSIMALGNLGENYEFAAAKSAGISLQRLVRPIGILAILLSGINFLFLNNVYPYAVFKQINLKQNIKKKQPAMALVPGSFNADLPGYQIKFEEKYGEQENLLKKVLIYDLKSNRGNQKVITADRGKIVTEEGSRYMTFILYDGNYYEEHVKNARTTAKRKKMAASNATFKEYEFNIDIGNSFDEGKLDSLSNKGYPMMYSLKEIKDTIPKLKETYYESLDLRAKNIFISTKAKKLYSYSDSLKKKNLDSITLQNFQLKEKITILNSAIAKTSRVFNTLKNNTASIKWRRKILNFYDTEYYNRLAFSLSCVILFFIGAPLGSIIRKGGFGMPMILAIAVYVIYFFANTFGKNLAEESTISAFLGSWISAIIMIPVAILLTRRATKDKGIFNIDSFLQPITNFFKNLAPKKGKKI; encoded by the coding sequence ATGAAAATTTTAGATAAATACCTCTTAAAAAGTTTTTTTAAACCTTTTGTAGCCACTTTTGTAATTGTACTATTTGTGCTAGTTATGCAGGCTTTATGGCAGGCATTTGAAAACATTGCCGGTAAAGGTATTAGCCTCATTTTTATACTAAAATTTCTTTACTACACAACTTTAATGATAATTCCACAAGCATTGCCAATAGGTGTGTTATTATCATCTATTATGGCATTAGGGAATTTAGGTGAAAACTACGAATTTGCTGCTGCTAAATCTGCAGGTATTTCCTTGCAACGTTTGGTTAGACCTATTGGTATTTTAGCCATTCTTTTAAGCGGAATTAACTTTTTATTTTTAAACAATGTATATCCTTATGCGGTTTTTAAACAAATAAATTTAAAACAAAATATTAAAAAAAAGCAACCAGCAATGGCATTAGTGCCTGGAAGTTTTAATGCAGATTTACCTGGTTATCAAATTAAATTTGAGGAAAAATACGGGGAACAAGAAAACCTTTTAAAGAAAGTTTTAATTTATGATTTAAAAAGTAATAGAGGAAATCAAAAAGTAATTACTGCAGACAGAGGTAAAATAGTTACTGAAGAAGGTAGTAGATATATGACGTTTATTTTATATGATGGTAATTACTATGAGGAACATGTAAAAAATGCAAGAACAACTGCAAAACGAAAAAAAATGGCAGCTTCTAATGCTACTTTTAAGGAATATGAATTTAATATTGATATTGGTAATAGTTTCGATGAAGGAAAACTAGATTCCCTGAGCAACAAAGGATATCCTATGATGTATAGTTTAAAGGAGATAAAGGATACTATTCCAAAGTTAAAAGAAACCTATTATGAAAGTCTAGATTTAAGAGCAAAAAATATTTTTATAAGCACAAAGGCAAAAAAATTATATTCATATTCCGATTCATTAAAAAAGAAGAATTTAGATAGTATCACACTTCAAAACTTCCAATTGAAAGAAAAAATTACAATTTTAAATTCTGCCATAGCAAAAACGAGCAGAGTTTTTAATACTTTAAAAAACAATACTGCATCCATAAAATGGAGAAGAAAGATACTTAATTTTTATGATACAGAGTATTACAATAGACTTGCTTTTTCTTTATCTTGTGTAATCTTATTTTTTATTGGTGCTCCATTGGGTTCCATCATTAGAAAAGGAGGTTTTGGAATGCCCATGATATTAGCAATTGCGGTTTATGTTATTTACTTTTTTGCAAATACATTTGGTAAAAACTTAGCTGAAGAAAGTACTATTTCGGCATTTTTAGGCTCATGGATTTCTGCCATTATTATGATACCTGTTGCCATATTATTAACCAGGAGGGCCACCAAAGACAAAGGAATATTTAATATAGATTCATTCTTACAACCTATTACCAATTTTTTTAAAAATTTAGCACCAAAAAAAGGTAAAAAAATATGA
- a CDS encoding outer membrane lipoprotein carrier protein LolA — MKKTILLFLSLSITSIVFSQNSEEAKSLLDEVSTKMGAYENMYLGFSQTLSNEDAGINEDDEPPIRGVINLQKEKYSLNYLGNKFIYDGNKLYVINNDEKEISITEGDLDGDDGFIYPSKLLTFYKDGYNFDMGKLQNINGRKIQFVTLNPIDSNSDIVKVELGIDAKTKHIYKLVQTGSNSSKTTFTITTFKSNQVLSENFFKFDKQKYLSQNYTID, encoded by the coding sequence ATGAAAAAAACAATACTTTTATTTTTAAGCTTAAGTATTACATCCATAGTCTTCTCTCAGAATTCAGAAGAAGCAAAATCTTTATTAGATGAAGTTTCTACAAAAATGGGAGCTTACGAAAACATGTATTTAGGTTTTAGTCAAACTTTAAGTAATGAAGATGCCGGAATTAATGAAGATGATGAACCTCCCATAAGAGGAGTCATTAATTTACAAAAAGAAAAATATAGCTTAAATTACTTGGGTAATAAATTCATTTATGATGGCAACAAATTATATGTAATCAATAATGATGAAAAAGAAATTTCAATTACTGAAGGTGATTTAGATGGTGATGATGGTTTTATTTATCCATCAAAATTATTAACTTTTTACAAAGATGGTTACAATTTTGATATGGGAAAACTACAAAATATCAATGGGAGAAAAATACAGTTTGTCACCTTAAATCCTATCGATAGTAATTCAGATATTGTTAAAGTTGAATTAGGTATTGATGCAAAAACAAAACATATTTATAAGTTAGTACAAACTGGCTCTAATAGCTCTAAAACAACATTCACTATTACCACATTTAAGAGTAATCAAGTATTGTCTGAAAACTTTTTTAAATTTGATAAACAAAAATACTTAAGTCAAAATTATACCATTGATTAA
- a CDS encoding DNA translocase FtsK: protein MAKKRISIKQASLQKEEKISVFSFLKTRQAKSLFSIFLMLFAVFLCIAFISFFFNWQEDQSTLNHLTDRAVKSKNLLGKIGANLSHFFIYDGFGLASFIICFQVFLTGFYLLIQKKFSKIIISWNWGLISMLWVSLIFGFLNKKHALLAGVVGFEINSYLQTFIGKIGLTIVLIFSLFAYLIIRYKVSLDTFIEKTKQERLARKAANIEAKKTDSVLEVTELNEMLPETSTPNKKEKSEFELSVENLKPTISKHSDVSSNKQEISLKIEKEPEPELKVEEVIEDLEIDVDEVEEEEHSTENLSNKILKDFGEFDPTLELSKFKFPTFNLLKQYNETISIDPEELEANKNRIVETLKNYKIGIAEIKATVGPTITLYEIVPEAGIRISKIKNLEDDIALSLSALGIRIIAPIPGKGTIGIEVPNKKSTIVSMHSVISSKKFQESSMELPIALGKTISNETFVVDLAKMPHLLMAGATGQGKSVGLNAVLTSLLYKKHPAEVKFILVDPKKVELTLFNKIERHYLAKLPDVEEAIITDTTKVVHTLNSLCIEMDTRYDLLKAAMVRNIKEYNIKFKKRKLNPNDGHRFLPYIVLVIDEFADLIMTAGKEVETPIARLAQLARAIGIHLIVATQRPSVNVITGIIKANFPARIAFRVTSKIDSRTILDAGGADQLIGRGDLLYTAGNEINRIQCAFVDTPEVEKITDYIGSQKAYPEAYLLPEYIDDESGTSIDNNIEDRDKLFKEAAEIIVIAQQGSASLLQRKLKLGYNRAGRLIDQLEAAGIVGGFEGSKARQVLVTDFLALEQLLENEKNQ from the coding sequence ATGGCCAAAAAAAGAATAAGCATCAAACAAGCATCTTTACAAAAAGAAGAAAAAATTAGTGTTTTTTCCTTCTTAAAAACGAGACAAGCAAAATCGCTTTTCTCAATATTTTTAATGTTATTTGCTGTTTTTTTATGCATTGCTTTTATTTCGTTTTTCTTTAACTGGCAGGAAGATCAAAGCACGCTTAATCATTTAACGGATAGAGCTGTAAAAAGTAAAAACCTTTTAGGCAAAATTGGGGCTAATTTAAGTCACTTTTTTATATATGACGGTTTTGGTTTGGCTTCCTTTATCATTTGTTTCCAGGTTTTTTTAACGGGGTTTTACCTGCTGATTCAAAAGAAATTTTCAAAAATTATTATCAGCTGGAATTGGGGTCTGATTTCCATGTTATGGGTTTCTTTAATTTTTGGTTTTTTAAATAAAAAACATGCTCTTTTAGCCGGTGTTGTGGGCTTTGAAATAAATAGCTATCTACAAACTTTTATTGGAAAAATAGGATTAACCATCGTTTTAATTTTTTCGCTTTTTGCCTATTTAATTATTCGATACAAAGTTTCTTTAGATACTTTCATTGAAAAAACAAAACAAGAAAGGTTAGCGAGAAAAGCAGCAAATATTGAAGCAAAAAAAACAGATAGTGTCTTAGAAGTAACAGAGCTTAATGAAATGCTACCTGAAACCAGTACTCCTAATAAAAAAGAAAAATCAGAATTTGAATTATCAGTAGAAAATTTAAAACCTACCATTTCTAAACATTCTGATGTTTCATCAAATAAACAGGAAATCAGTTTAAAAATAGAAAAAGAACCTGAACCTGAATTAAAAGTTGAAGAAGTTATTGAAGATTTAGAAATTGATGTTGATGAAGTTGAAGAGGAAGAACATTCTACTGAAAATTTATCTAATAAAATATTAAAAGATTTTGGTGAGTTTGATCCTACTTTAGAGTTATCAAAATTTAAGTTCCCAACTTTCAATTTATTAAAACAATACAATGAAACTATTTCTATAGATCCAGAAGAATTAGAGGCTAACAAAAATAGAATTGTAGAAACATTGAAAAACTACAAAATTGGTATTGCAGAAATAAAAGCTACCGTGGGCCCTACAATTACGTTGTATGAAATTGTACCAGAAGCTGGAATTAGAATTTCTAAAATTAAGAATCTAGAAGACGATATTGCTTTATCTTTATCTGCTCTCGGAATTAGAATTATTGCGCCTATTCCAGGAAAAGGCACCATTGGTATTGAGGTGCCTAATAAAAAATCAACAATAGTTTCGATGCATTCCGTTATTTCCTCAAAGAAATTCCAAGAATCATCGATGGAGTTACCAATAGCCTTGGGTAAAACTATTTCTAATGAAACTTTTGTGGTTGATTTGGCAAAAATGCCTCACCTCTTAATGGCAGGTGCAACTGGTCAAGGAAAATCTGTTGGTTTAAATGCGGTTTTAACATCTTTACTTTATAAGAAACATCCCGCAGAAGTAAAGTTTATTCTAGTAGATCCCAAAAAAGTAGAATTAACATTATTCAATAAAATTGAACGACACTATTTAGCAAAATTGCCAGATGTAGAAGAAGCAATTATAACAGATACAACCAAAGTTGTGCATACATTAAATTCTTTATGTATTGAAATGGATACCAGGTATGACTTACTAAAGGCAGCTATGGTTAGAAATATAAAAGAATACAATATTAAGTTTAAAAAGCGTAAATTAAATCCTAATGATGGACATCGATTTTTACCTTATATTGTTTTAGTTATTGATGAATTTGCAGATTTAATTATGACCGCTGGTAAAGAAGTGGAAACTCCAATTGCACGTTTAGCTCAGCTAGCTAGGGCCATTGGCATTCACTTAATTGTAGCTACACAAAGACCTTCTGTAAACGTAATTACAGGTATTATTAAAGCAAATTTTCCAGCAAGAATTGCATTTAGAGTAACTTCTAAAATAGATTCTAGAACGATTTTAGATGCTGGAGGAGCAGATCAATTAATCGGACGTGGGGATTTATTATATACTGCTGGAAATGAAATTAATAGGATACAATGTGCCTTTGTTGATACACCTGAAGTAGAAAAAATAACAGATTATATTGGTTCTCAGAAAGCATATCCTGAAGCTTATTTATTACCCGAATATATAGATGATGAAAGTGGCACAAGTATTGATAATAATATTGAAGACAGAGATAAACTTTTTAAAGAAGCAGCAGAAATTATAGTAATCGCGCAACAAGGTTCTGCTTCTTTATTGCAAAGAAAATTAAAGTTAGGGTATAACAGAGCCGGAAGATTGATAGATCAATTAGAAGCAGCCGGTATTGTTGGTGGTTTTGAAGGAAGCAAAGCAAGACAAGTTTTAGTAACCGATTTTTTGGCATTAGAACAATTATTAGAAAACGAAAAGAATCAATAG
- a CDS encoding diacylglycerol kinase family protein, whose translation MKNPKDGFLIGRMRSLKFAFRGMWILITTEDSIKAQLFFALIATILGFYFNINATEWAIQFIIIGLVLVAEAANTAIEEVADFIHPEYHEKIGLIKDIAAGIPSFAAFTSLIVAGIIYVPKILLLF comes from the coding sequence ATGAAAAATCCTAAAGATGGTTTTTTAATAGGAAGAATGCGAAGTTTAAAGTTTGCTTTCAGAGGGATGTGGATTTTAATTACTACTGAAGACAGTATTAAAGCCCAATTATTTTTTGCTTTAATCGCCACTATTTTAGGGTTTTATTTTAATATTAATGCTACAGAATGGGCTATTCAATTTATTATAATTGGTTTGGTTTTGGTCGCTGAAGCTGCAAATACAGCGATAGAAGAAGTTGCCGATTTTATTCACCCAGAGTATCATGAAAAAATAGGTTTGATCAAAGATATCGCAGCAGGTATACCAAGTTTTGCCGCTTTTACATCTTTGATTGTTGCAGGTATCATCTACGTGCCAAAAATTTTATTATTATTTTAA
- the tpx gene encoding thiol peroxidase, whose translation MANITLKGNSINTLGNLPKTGNKAPNFKLTTLDLSEKSLSDFKGKKIILNIFPSIDTGTCATSVREFNKKSAELENTVVLCISRDLPFAQARFCGAEGIENVLMLSDFATGKFGKDYQLEIINGPLTHLHSRAIVIIDENGNVVYTEQVSEIVDEPNYDAALKAI comes from the coding sequence ATGGCAAATATTACATTAAAAGGAAATTCGATAAATACATTAGGTAATTTACCAAAAACTGGAAATAAAGCTCCCAATTTCAAACTAACAACTTTAGATTTATCAGAAAAAAGTTTGTCAGATTTTAAAGGAAAGAAAATTATTTTAAATATTTTTCCAAGTATAGATACCGGAACTTGTGCGACGTCCGTTAGAGAATTTAATAAAAAATCAGCAGAATTAGAAAACACAGTTGTATTGTGTATTTCAAGAGATTTACCGTTTGCACAGGCTCGTTTTTGTGGGGCTGAAGGGATAGAAAATGTGTTAATGCTCTCTGATTTTGCTACTGGTAAATTTGGTAAAGATTATCAATTAGAAATTATAAATGGTCCACTAACCCACTTGCACTCTAGAGCAATTGTTATCATTGATGAAAATGGAAATGTAGTTTATACCGAACAAGTTTCTGAAATTGTAGATGAACCTAATTACGATGCTGCCTTAAAAGCTATCTAA
- a CDS encoding MATE family efflux transporter, with product MNITQYTSEFKYNWKLAAPVMLGMLGHTFVSFVDNIMVGQIGTAELAAVSLGNSFMFIAMSIGIGFSTAITPLIAEADSSDNLQQARSAYKHGLFLCTVLGIALFLGVYFSKPIMYLMKQPKEVVELAIPYLDLVAFSLIPLVIFQAIKQFSDGMSMTKYPMYATLLANIVNIVFNYILIFGKFGFPEMGIVGAAYGTLASRIIMVIYLWLLLRYKKRSAQIVKNIKFFILDILMMKRIINLGSLSAMQMFFEVAIFTAAIWLSGLLGKNPQAANQIALNLSSMTFMVAMGLSVASMIRVGNQKGLQNYKELRRIAFSIFFLGIILAVVFAILFFVFHKIMPTIYVDLNDKTNYVDNMEVVSIASKLLLAAAFFQISDSIQVLVLGALRGLQDVKIPTILTFISYWVVGFPVSYFLGKEEVYGSFGIWLGLLAGLTTASILLFIRFNKLTLKLIKEKEKLILE from the coding sequence GTGAACATTACGCAATATACATCAGAATTTAAATATAATTGGAAACTTGCAGCCCCTGTTATGTTAGGTATGTTAGGTCATACTTTTGTGTCTTTTGTTGATAATATTATGGTTGGTCAAATCGGAACTGCAGAATTGGCAGCAGTTTCTTTAGGAAACAGTTTTATGTTTATCGCCATGTCAATAGGTATTGGGTTTTCTACGGCCATTACACCTTTAATAGCAGAAGCAGATTCTTCAGATAATTTACAACAAGCAAGGTCTGCATACAAACATGGGTTATTTTTATGCACAGTATTAGGAATTGCTTTGTTTTTAGGAGTCTATTTTTCGAAACCAATAATGTACCTAATGAAACAACCAAAAGAAGTTGTGGAATTGGCAATTCCGTATTTAGATTTGGTCGCTTTTTCCTTAATTCCTTTAGTTATTTTTCAAGCAATAAAACAATTTAGTGATGGTATGTCTATGACTAAATATCCAATGTATGCAACATTACTTGCTAATATTGTGAATATTGTTTTCAATTATATTCTCATCTTTGGAAAATTTGGATTTCCTGAAATGGGTATTGTTGGGGCAGCATATGGTACGCTAGCTTCTAGAATTATAATGGTTATTTATTTATGGCTATTATTACGATACAAAAAGCGTTCAGCACAAATTGTTAAAAATATAAAATTCTTTATTTTAGATATTTTAATGATGAAAAGAATCATCAATTTAGGTTCTTTAAGTGCGATGCAAATGTTTTTTGAAGTTGCTATTTTTACAGCTGCAATTTGGTTGAGTGGTCTTTTGGGTAAAAATCCGCAAGCAGCAAATCAAATTGCATTAAATTTATCTTCCATGACATTCATGGTAGCTATGGGGTTAAGCGTAGCTTCTATGATAAGGGTAGGTAATCAAAAAGGATTACAAAATTATAAAGAATTACGAAGAATAGCATTTTCAATATTTTTTTTAGGAATTATTTTAGCAGTTGTTTTCGCCATTCTATTTTTTGTTTTCCATAAAATTATGCCAACGATTTATGTTGATCTGAATGACAAAACTAATTATGTGGATAATATGGAAGTAGTTTCTATTGCTTCAAAATTACTCCTTGCTGCCGCATTCTTTCAAATTTCGGATAGCATTCAAGTATTGGTTTTAGGAGCTTTACGCGGTTTACAAGATGTTAAAATCCCCACTATTCTTACTTTTATTTCTTATTGGGTGGTAGGTTTTCCTGTTTCATATTTCTTAGGAAAAGAGGAAGTGTATGGTAGTTTTGGCATTTGGTTAGGTTTGTTAGCAGGCTTAACAACAGCATCAATTTTATTATTTATCAGATTTAATAAGTTAACTTTAAAATTGATAAAAGAGAAAGAAAAATTAATATTAGAATAA
- a CDS encoding M28 family metallopeptidase: protein MKKIFFIASIFVFTACGSGKDASNSEASNVDQALKYAASITAKDLGTHLFIYASDEFEGRNTGELGQKKAVEYLKKFYVKQGIAPAIGSDDYFQGVPADFLNKRIRKTPLKDSENVVAFIKGREKPDEIVVISAHLDHEGIKNGEIYNGADDDGSGTVAILEIAEAFQMAAKAGKGPKRSVLFLHVTGEEKGLLGSKYYTENPLYPLANTVCDLNIDMVGRIDDRHKEDPNYVYLIGSDKLSTELHTLSEEINKKYTNINIDYKYNDENDPNRFYYRSDHYNFAKHNIPIIFYFNGTHADYHRPSDTPDKINYELLENRTRLVFHTAWEVANRETRITADKVEVKKEETSK from the coding sequence ATGAAAAAAATATTTTTTATAGCTAGTATATTCGTATTTACAGCTTGTGGTTCTGGTAAAGATGCTTCAAATAGCGAAGCTTCAAATGTAGATCAAGCTTTAAAATATGCTGCTTCAATTACTGCAAAAGATTTAGGAACGCATTTGTTTATTTATGCTTCAGATGAATTTGAAGGAAGAAATACAGGTGAACTTGGCCAGAAGAAAGCAGTAGAATATTTAAAAAAATTTTATGTAAAACAAGGAATTGCTCCCGCCATAGGTAGTGATGATTATTTTCAGGGAGTACCTGCAGATTTTTTAAACAAACGTATAAGAAAAACACCTTTAAAAGATTCTGAGAACGTTGTTGCTTTTATTAAAGGTAGAGAAAAACCAGATGAAATTGTGGTTATCTCTGCGCATTTAGATCATGAAGGAATAAAAAATGGAGAAATTTATAATGGTGCAGATGATGATGGTTCAGGAACTGTTGCTATTTTAGAAATTGCTGAAGCTTTTCAAATGGCCGCTAAAGCAGGAAAAGGTCCAAAACGTTCAGTTTTATTTTTACATGTTACAGGTGAAGAAAAAGGATTGTTAGGTTCTAAATATTATACTGAAAACCCTTTGTATCCTTTAGCAAATACTGTTTGTGATTTAAATATTGATATGGTTGGAAGAATTGATGATAGACATAAAGAAGACCCAAATTATGTGTATTTAATAGGTTCTGATAAGTTAAGTACAGAATTACATACTTTATCTGAAGAAATAAATAAAAAATACACCAACATTAATATAGATTATAAATATAATGATGAAAATGATCCTAATCGGTTTTACTACAGATCAGATCATTATAACTTTGCAAAACACAACATTCCAATTATTTTCTATTTTAACGGCACACATGCTGATTATCACAGACCAAGTGATACTCCGGACAAAATTAACTACGAATTGTTAGAAAACAGAACCCGCTTGGTTTTTCATACAGCTTGGGAAGTTGCTAACAGAGAAACAAGGATTACTGCAGATAAAGTAGAAGTTAAAAAAGAAGAAACTAGTAAATAA
- a CDS encoding ABC transporter ATP-binding protein: MKTQSKNKVLTTENLSIGYRTKKAHHIVASDIDLSIEKGKLVTVLGKNGIGKSTLLRTIAKVQKPLNGNVFINNKNLETYAYQELATALSMVLTERLPESQLTVFELVALGRQPYTNWIDKLSDIDLEKVNWALDETEIHHLKHKRFYELSDGQLQRVLIARALAQDTEIIILDEPTAHLDLHHTIKIFSLLKKLTEKTSKTIIMSSHEVNLSIKFADEIILFTDAKIYTGTPNELINNNSFDNLFPSEIINFNRNLKQFIINKK, encoded by the coding sequence GTGAAAACCCAATCTAAAAATAAAGTACTTACAACTGAAAACCTATCCATTGGTTATCGAACTAAGAAAGCACATCATATTGTAGCTTCTGATATTGATTTATCCATTGAAAAAGGAAAATTAGTTACAGTTTTAGGTAAAAATGGAATTGGAAAATCTACTTTATTAAGAACCATTGCCAAAGTTCAAAAACCTTTAAACGGTAATGTTTTTATCAATAATAAGAACTTAGAAACATATGCGTATCAAGAACTAGCAACCGCTTTGAGCATGGTTTTAACTGAAAGGCTTCCCGAAAGTCAATTAACCGTGTTTGAACTCGTTGCTCTTGGCAGGCAACCTTATACAAATTGGATTGATAAATTATCCGATATTGATTTGGAAAAAGTAAATTGGGCTCTTGATGAAACAGAAATTCATCATTTAAAACACAAACGTTTTTACGAATTAAGTGATGGTCAGCTGCAAAGAGTTTTAATTGCAAGAGCTTTGGCACAAGACACTGAAATTATTATTTTGGATGAACCAACGGCGCATTTAGATTTACATCATACGATTAAAATTTTTTCTTTGTTAAAAAAATTGACAGAAAAAACTTCAAAGACCATTATTATGTCTTCTCATGAAGTAAATTTATCAATAAAATTTGCAGATGAAATCATTTTATTCACAGACGCTAAAATTTACACAGGAACTCCAAACGAATTAATAAATAACAATTCTTTCGACAACTTATTTCCTAGTGAAATTATTAATTTTAACAGGAATTTAAAGCAGTTTATCATAAACAAAAAGTAA